The Microbacterium sp. W4I20 genome segment ATCCTCGGGCGTTGCGGGAGTCGGATGCCGACGCAGATAGTCGCGGCTGGCATAGAGCCCCAGCGCGTAGTGCGCGAGGTGCACGGCCCTCGCCCGACGCACCTGCGGTCGCCCGACGACGACCTCCAGATCGGCGCCGGCCCGCTGCTGGGACGCCTGCCGGGTGCCGGTGACGATCTCGAGCCGCACGTCGGGATGTTTCGCCTGCAGCTGCGCCATCGCGGGAGCGGCGATGAAACCGCTGAAGCCGTCGGTGGCGGAGAGGCGGATGAGCCCCTCGATCCGCGCGGTGTCGCGCTCGTCGAGGCCGCTCAACGCGCGCTCGACCTCTTCGGCCGCCGCGATCGCCCTGGCGCCGAGCGGCGTCAGCTCCCATCCGCCGTCGGCGCGCGACAGGACTCTCCCGCCGAGCTGGGCCTCGAGCGCGGCGATGCGACGGGCGATCGTGGTGTGGTTGAGGCCGAGCTGCTGTCCCGCCGACGTGTACCGCCCGGTGCGCGCGACGGCGAGTAGCACGAGCAGGTCGTCCGCGCTCAGCGGAGGTGTGGGGAAATGCGCCATCACGTGTGCAGTTTTGCATACTCGAAGCCCTAGGTGGTGTGCCATCTCCTGAACTACTCTGACGGGATGGTGACGCAGCTGGGGACGGTGCGCGGCACTGATCTGAAGGGCAGGACCGCGCTGGTGACGGGCGCGGCGAGTGGGATCGGTGCGGCGTGCGCCGAGGCGCTGGCAGGTGCGGGGGCACATGTGCTGGTGGCCGATCGCGATGCCGACGGTGCTGAGCGGGTCGCCGCGAGGGTGGGCGGCGAGCCGCTCGTCATCGACCTCGCCGATCTCGATGCGCTCGCCGAGCGGTCGTTCGACGCCGACATCCTCGTCAACAACGCGGGCATCCAGACGGTCGCCCCGATCGTGGACTTCGACCCTGCGGACTTCCGACGGATGCTGGACATCATGGTCACGGCGCCCTTCCTGCTCGCGAAGGCCGTGCTGCCGGGCATGTACGACCGCGGCTGGGGCCGCGTCGTGAACATCAGCTCGGTGCACGGCATCCGCGCCAGCCCGTACAAGTCGGCCTACGTCACCGCGAAGCATGCGCTCGAGGGGCTGTCGAAGGTCACGGCGCTCGAGGGCGCGGAGCACGGGGTCACCAGCAACTGCCTGAATCCCGGCTACGTGCGCACCCCGCTCGTCGAGAAGCAGATCGCCGACCAGGCGCGCGTGCACGGCATCCCGGAGTCCGAGGTGATCGAGAAGGTCATGCTCGTCGAGTCGGCCGTCAAGCGGCTGCTGGAGCCCGAGGAGGTCGCCGACCTCGCGCTCTGGCTCTGCGGCGAGACGGCCGCCTCGGTCACCGGGTCCTCGTACGCGATGGACGGCGGGTGGTCGGCGCGATGAGCACCGCGGACGGTGGGCTCGCGACGACGGTCTTCGGCCCGTCGGACGATGAGCGCGCTCTGCTCGCGATCCACGGCATCACCGCGAACGGCCGCTCGTGGGACACGGTCGCCGCTCTGCTGGCGCGACGGCGCATGATCGCGCCCGATCTGCGCGGGCGCGGCCGCAGCAACGCCTTGCCGGGTCCCTACGGCCTCCGTACGCACGCCGCCGATCTCGCCGCGCTGCTGGATGCCGACGGCGGTGCGCCGCGCACGGTGATCGGCCACTCCATGGGCGCTTTCGTCGCGGTGGCGCTCGCCGGTGCGCGCCCCGACCTCGTCGACCGGCTCGTGCTCGTCGACGGCGGACTGCCGCTGGCCCTGCCCGCGGACGTCGCCCGGGTCGAAGACCTCGACCTCGGAGCCCTTCTCGGTCCGGCTGCGCAGCGGCTGTCGATGGAGTTCGCCGACGACGACGCCTACCTCGCGTTCTGGCGTGCGCACCCGGCCTTCGCGCGCGACTGGTCGCCCGCGGTCGAGGCCTACGCCCGGTACGACCTCGACGGCGAGGTGCCGCACCGCCGAGCATCCGCCGTCGCCGCGGCGATGTTCGAGGACGGCGCCGAGCTGTACGGACCCGACTGGTACCTCGACGCGCTGCGCTCGCTGCGGATGCCGGTGACCGTGCTCCGGGCGCCGCGGGGGCTGACCGACGCCGAGCCGCTGTATCCGGCCGGCGCTCTCGAGGGCTTCCGCGAACTCGTGCCTCAGCTCGAAGTGGTCGAGGTCGACGACGTGAACCACTACACGATCCTGTTCGCCGACCGCGGTGCCGTGCGCGTCGCCGCGGCGGCATCCGCTCATCCGAACCCGACGAAGGAGTCGACATGACCACTGCCCTTTTCGACGGCATCCGTTCGCACCGCATCGAGACGCCGCGCTACACCGCGAACGTGCTCGAGCGTGCGGCTGCCGATCCCGAGGCGCCGACATCGACCGTGGTGTTCGTGCACGGGAACGTGTCGTCGTCGCACTTCTATCAGCCGACCATGCTCGCCCTGCCCGCGGGAGTCCGCGCGCTCGCGATCGACCTCCGCGGCTTCGGCGACAGCGAGACGAAGCCGGTCGACGCGACCCGTGGGCTGCGCGACTTCGCCGACGACGTGCGCGCCGTGCTCGACGCCCTCGGCCTCGACGCCGTGCACCTCGTGGGCTGGAGCATGGGTGGCGGCGTCGCGCTGCAGGTGCTGCTCGACGCGCCCGAGCGGGTGCTCTCGCTCACGCTCGAGTCACCCGTCTCGCCGTACGGGTTCGGCGGCACGCACGGTGCGGACGGCATCCGCAACGACGCCGACGGCGCCGGGACAGGAGGCGGGGGAGCGAACCCCGACTTCGTGGCCCGGCTCGAAGCGGGCGACACGACCGACGAGGCGCAGGCCTCTCCGCGCACGGTCTACCGCACCGCGTATGTCGCCCAGCCCGAGGGGCAGACCGCGCACGAGGACGCCTGGGTCGCGTCGATGCTCACCACGCGCACCGGAATCGACAACTACCCGGGTGACGGCGTCGCCTCGGAGAACTGGCCGGGCTTCGCCGCCGGCACCAGGGGCGTGCTGAACACGATGGCGCCGCAGCATCTCGACCTCTCGGGGATCGTCGACCTGGAGGTGAAGCCGCCGATCCTCTGGATCCGCGGGGAGAAGGACGCGATCGTCTCGGATGCCTCGTTCTTCGACCTGAACCAGCTCGGCCTGCTCGGCGTCGTGCCGGGGTGGCCCGGTGCCGACGTCGCGCCGCCGCAGCCGATGGTCACCCAGACCCGGGCCGTCCTCGAGCGCTACTCGGCGGGTGGCGGCACGTACCGCGAGATCGCCCTGCCGGATGCCGGTCACGCGCCGCACCTCGACGAGCCGGAGGTCTTCGACACCGAGCTCGCCGCGCACATCGGCTGAGAGATTCGGCTCCCGTCGCGGAAAAGCATCCATTCCGACCGCCGATCGATGACTTTCTGCGACCGGAACTCGCGGTCAGTGCGCTGAGCGGCCGGCGTCCTTGGCGCCGAGAGCCTCGGCGCGCTCGAGCCAGCGGGTGATCGTGGGCTCCTTTGCGTCCTTGACGCCCAGCATCCGGTGCGTGCGCACGGTGCGGATGCCGCAGAGCCGCATCGTGTTGCGGGCGACGTGGGTCTGCGCGGGGAGTCCGGTCAACGGAGCGGCGAACCACGGGGTGTCGGCGAGCAGCAGCAGGCGCCCGCGCCGAGCGGGCAGCAGGCCCTCGGGGAGCCCGAGCTTCGAGTAGCGGTACTCCTGCTGCGGGAGCAGAGCGCGGTCGAAGAAGCCCTTCAGGACGGCGGGGACCGATCCCCACCACAGCGGCGTCGTCACCACCACGGTGCTCGCCTCGCTGAGCGCCCGCTTCGCGTCGACGAGGTCGGGTTCGAGCAGCATCCGCTCCCGATAGCCGAACCGCAGGTGCGGATCGAAGTCGAGGTCGCGGAGCGCGAGCACGCGGGCATCGCCGTGCCCATCCGCGTAGCGCTGCGCGAGCGCGGCCGTCAGAGAGCGGGCATCGGGGTGGCCGTCGATCACGAGTGCAGTCATGGCGTCATTCCTATCTGGACACTGTCAAGCTGGTGGACACTGTCAAGATAAGAGATAATGTTGCTCATGTCAAGTTCGAAAGACGGCTACCACCACGGCGACCTCGCCCGCGCGCTCGAAGACGCCGCCATGCAGCTCCTGGAGCGGATGCCGGCTGCCGAGATCAGCCTTCGCGAAGTCGCGCGCGCCGCGAACGTCAGCCACAACGCGCCCTACCACCACTTCGCCGACCGGCTCGGGCTGCTCAAGGCGATCGCCGAGCGCAGCATGGCCGACCTCCTCGACGAGGTGCGCGCCGCGGCCGCCTCGGCCCGCACCCCGCGCACCGTGCTGATCGCGGGGGGCTCCGCCTACATCCGCTTCGCCGTCGAGCATCCGCACGCGTTCGACGCCGTCTACGACCCGACCGTCTGCATCCCGGGCTCGCCGACCGCCACCATGGCGCCGCTCATCGAGGGGCTCGAGAACGTGCTGGCCGAGGCCGCGATCTCGGCCGGGCTCGACGGTCCGGCCGACGTCGTGGCGCTCTGGGGTCTCATCCACGGCCTGGGCACGCTCGCCGCCGCGGGGCACTTCACGCTCGACGACGCCATCGCCGCCCACATCGGGACCGTTGATCGGCTGCTCGCCGGGTGATTCTCCGGCTCCGGTCGCGATAACGCATCGAAATGAGCCCCGGATAGCGGTATTTCCGCGACCGGAACGGCCGACCATGGACCGATTCCGGGCTGGCACGCAGGACTCTCGCAACCGATCCACAGGCGACCTTTCGTAGATTGTGCGGATGCCCTATTCCGCCCATCGACCGGGTCGCTTCGACTCGCAGGGTCGGATCATCCTCGACAGCGACCCGAACGCCGAGACGGATGACCTCGACTTCCTGCGCGAGTTCGAGCCCGCCGGTTCCGACGACGAGCCCTTCCTCGCGTCGCCCGCCGACACCCTGACGTCACCGCGTCGACCCGCCGGATCGGATGCTGACGCCGAGGCTTCCGCGGGGTCCGCGGCCGAGTCTCCCTCCGAGTCCGCCGGTCCTGCGAAGCCCCGTCGACAGCCGCGCGTACGTGCGCCGCGTCGGCCGCGTACGCCGGGATCGCGCGCCCGCAGCCTCGCGATCCTCGGCGGTGCGGAGGGCGAGATCCTCGACCGCGTCCCCGGTGAGACGCCGCGGTTCGTGCAGATGTTCTTCGTGCTGGCCGGTACCGCCCTCGTCTCGGCGATCTCCATGCTGTTCGCGCTGACCACCGGTGTGCAGGCGGCGATCTGGCTGGCCGTGCCGCTCGCGCTCGTCTGGGCGCTCATCATCTTCAACCTCGACCGCTTCCTGACGTCGACGATGACCTCGACCAAGAACGTGTGGCGACTCATCGGTCTGGCGATTCCGCGAGTGATCATGGCCGCGATCATCGGCTTCGTCGTCGCCGAACCGCTCGTGCTGCAGGTCTTCCACAACGACATCGCCCGCGAGGTCGCGTCGACCAACATCACCCAGTCGCAGTCCGACCAGGAGGCCCTCGAGACCGGTCCGGAGAAGATCGCTCTGGATGCGGCATCCGCTCGCGTTGCCGAGCTCGAGAACCAGGCGGCCACCGGCATCGTCGCCGGTACAGAGTCGTCCTCGGCGACCGAGTCGGCCGCGCAGGCGACCGTCGACGACCTGACCGCGAAGATGGCCGAACAGCAGAAGGTCATCGATCAGGCGCGCGCGCTCTACCAGTGCGAGTTGACGGGCGAGGGCGCGGGGACCGTGCCCGGATGCACCGGCGTGAACGGCGAGGGCGCGAGCTCGGATGCCGCCGAGGCCCAGCTCGCCGAAGCGCAGCAGACTCAGGACGCCCTCGCCGCGCAGCTGCGCACCGCGAACGAGGAGCTCGCCGCGGCCGGCACCGCCGCCAAGGAGAACACCTCCACCTCGGAGTCGCAGAACCGCGAGCAGGCGAAGACCCAGCTGCCCGGCGCACGCGACACCTACGACCAGGCACTCGCCGCGTACAACGAGCGGGCGGATGCCGTGGCCCAGGGCAACGCGGGAGCCGTCGGTCTCCTCAGCCAGATCAGCGGGCTCAATCGGCTGAGCGAGAAGGAGCCCACGATCCTGTGGGCGCACATCCTGATCGCTGCGCTGTTCTTCATGATCGAGCTGCTGCCGGTGCTGGTGAAGGTGCTCACGAGTTACGGTGAGCCGAGCCTGTACGAGAAGGCCATGGCGATCCGCAAGCAGGTCGCGCTGGACCGGGTGACCGCCGAGGGCTTCCGGGACCGTGCCGCCATCGTGACGACGCCGGTGCCAGAGCCTCCGGCGGCTGCGCCCGCGGCTGCGTCCGCTGCGCCTCCGGCACCGGCGCCGGCACCGGCACCGGCACCGGTTCAGGCGACCTGAGGCTCCGTCTCTCGTTCGAATCGCGCAATTGGGCGATTTGCCACCGGTTTAGCCCCCAGTTGCGCGATTCGAACGTCGAGCGGGTGGCCGAGCAGGTCGTCGAGTCGCATGTTCCGCAGGCGCGGGGCGGTCTGGACCGCTGAGGCGATCGAGCGGACGAGCGCGATCGTCGACGGCTCCTGCTGCCACGAGGTGCCGGTCAGGGCCGCGTCGATCACGCTCAGCGGACGTCGGAGTGCGTCGTCGTGCGTGCGGGAGTCGTCGCCGAGCCATTCCAGGAGATCGCGGATGGTCCAATCCGAGATAATTGGCTCAAGAAGGTCGTCGAGACTGGTGCGCAGAGAGGTCATTGGTACAGAATCGGTTGTCATGACCCTCACCGACAGTGCCAATGGACGGCCACTGGACCAAGGATCGGTCATACCGTCGAAATTGGTCCAGGCTGGCGAGGTGGCGTCGCAGGCGCTCGCCGCCCGACTCGGACGGTGGACTCAGGGCGACGGCACGCTCGCAGGTCGTCTCGCTCGCGGTATCGCCGGGCTCATCGAGACCGGCGAGCTGCATCCGGGCGATCGACTGCCTCCTGAGCGCGCGCTCGCCGTGGCCGGATCCGTGTCGCGGGGGACTGTCGTCGCTGCATACGCCGATCTGGCGGAGCGCGGGCTGGTGGAACGTCGACAAGGGAGTGGTACGCGGATCGCCGGCTCCGCAGCATCCGCCACCCCGATCCAGCGACCCGGACGCGGCGAGGCGCTGTTCTCGGCGCTGCCCAACGCGATCGACCTGCTGCGCACCGTGCCCCAGATCCCCGAGCTCGCGGTGCAGCTCATCCGCGACCATCAGCCCCGCCTCGACCTCGCGCTGCTCCCCGAGACCGACCCTGCCGGGCTCCCCGTGCTGCGCGAGCTCATCGCCGAGATGTACCGCGGGGAGGGGACCCCGACCACCCCCGAGCAGATTCTCGTCACGCACGGCGCCCAGCAGGCGATCAGCCTCGTCGTGAACGCGCTGGTCGGCCCGGGCGATGTCGTGCTCGCCGAGGAGATCACCTGGCCGGGCGTCACCGACTCGGTGGGCCTGCGCGGCGGCACCGTGCACGGCATCCCGATGGGCCCCGACGGGCTCGACGTCGATGCCCTCGAGCAGGCGCTCGCGCGACTGCGTCCGGTGCTCGTCGCTGTCAATCCGCACCACCAGAACCCCACCGGTACCCGACTGCCCGCTGCGGCGCGCCATCGTGTCGCCGAACTCGCCGCGCAGTACGGCGTGCCCGTGATCGAGGATCGCGTCGTCGCCGGCATCTCGTTCGACGGCGTGGTGCCTCCCACGCTCGCGGCCGAGCGGCCGGACGCGCCGATCATCGTCGTCGAGTCGGTGTCGAAGTGGGCCTGGGCGGGACTGCGGATCGGCTGGCTGCGCGCCGACCCCGTGCTCGTGCGGCGACTTCGTGGCGCGCGGCAGCTCGCCGACCAGTCCACCAGCGTGCCGGGCCAGCTCATCGCGCTCGACCTCATCGCCCATGCCGAGGAGCTGCGACGGGCGAACAGCCGCATCCATCAGGAACGCCTGCACCTCCTCCAGCGGCTGATGGCCGAGCATCTGCCCGACTGGCGCGTCGAGCCGCCCCGCGGGGGCCTTTCGCTCTGGGTCGCGCTGCCCCTCGGTTCAGCCGAGGCGCTGGCCAGGGTCGCCGCCGCGCACGGCGTCTCGATAGCCGGAAGCGCCGCGTTCGCGGCATCCGTCTCTTCCGACGACCACATCCGCATCCCGTTCACAGCCCCCGACGACGTGCTCGCCGAGGGGATCCGCCGGCTCGGCGAGGCGTGGCGGGAGTATCGGGAGACACTCGGGTGAGACCGGTCACGGAAACCTGCCCCTGCGGTCGTGACAGCCAGTAGCGTTGATCCATGGTCAACTATCGCTTCCTCGGAAACAGCGGTCTCAAGGTCTCGGAGATCACCTACGGCAACTGGGTCACGCACGCCTCGCAGGTGGGCGACGACGCCGCCGTCAAGACGGTCCACGCAGCCCTCGATGCCGGCATCACCACGTTCGACACGGCAGACACGTACGCCAACACAGCGGCCGAGGTCGTGCTCGGCAAGGCCCTCGAAGGGCAGCGCCGCGAGGGCCTCGAGATCTTCACGAAGGTCTACTTCCCGACCGGCCCGAAGGGCCCGAACGACACCGGCCTGAGCCGCAAGCACATCCTCGAGTCGATCAACGGCTCGCTGACGCGCCTCGGCACCGACTATGTCGACCTGTACCAGGCGCACCGCTTCGACTACGAGACTCCTCTCGAGGAGACCTTCCAGGCGTTCGCCGACGTCGTCCGCCAGGGCAAGGCGCTCTACATCGGCGTCTCCGAGTGGACCGCGGAGCAGCTCCGCGAGGGTC includes the following:
- a CDS encoding 3-hydroxybutyrate dehydrogenase, which encodes MVTQLGTVRGTDLKGRTALVTGAASGIGAACAEALAGAGAHVLVADRDADGAERVAARVGGEPLVIDLADLDALAERSFDADILVNNAGIQTVAPIVDFDPADFRRMLDIMVTAPFLLAKAVLPGMYDRGWGRVVNISSVHGIRASPYKSAYVTAKHALEGLSKVTALEGAEHGVTSNCLNPGYVRTPLVEKQIADQARVHGIPESEVIEKVMLVESAVKRLLEPEEVADLALWLCGETAASVTGSSYAMDGGWSAR
- a CDS encoding LysR family transcriptional regulator, with the protein product MAHFPTPPLSADDLLVLLAVARTGRYTSAGQQLGLNHTTIARRIAALEAQLGGRVLSRADGGWELTPLGARAIAAAEEVERALSGLDERDTARIEGLIRLSATDGFSGFIAAPAMAQLQAKHPDVRLEIVTGTRQASQQRAGADLEVVVGRPQVRRARAVHLAHYALGLYASRDYLRRHPTPATPEDLVGRPLVYFIESMLHVDSLDDARRVVPGMTGAVASTNVYVHVDATRGGAGFGLLPAFLADPHDDLVRVLPDTVEARLPYWLVARPDALRQPAVMAFVEALQERVKAVRPQLLGEN
- a CDS encoding NAD(P)H-dependent oxidoreductase, whose amino-acid sequence is MTALVIDGHPDARSLTAALAQRYADGHGDARVLALRDLDFDPHLRFGYRERMLLEPDLVDAKRALSEASTVVVTTPLWWGSVPAVLKGFFDRALLPQQEYRYSKLGLPEGLLPARRGRLLLLADTPWFAAPLTGLPAQTHVARNTMRLCGIRTVRTHRMLGVKDAKEPTITRWLERAEALGAKDAGRSAH
- a CDS encoding TetR/AcrR family transcriptional regulator → MSSSKDGYHHGDLARALEDAAMQLLERMPAAEISLREVARAANVSHNAPYHHFADRLGLLKAIAERSMADLLDEVRAAAASARTPRTVLIAGGSAYIRFAVEHPHAFDAVYDPTVCIPGSPTATMAPLIEGLENVLAEAAISAGLDGPADVVALWGLIHGLGTLAAAGHFTLDDAIAAHIGTVDRLLAG
- a CDS encoding DUF4407 domain-containing protein; this encodes MPYSAHRPGRFDSQGRIILDSDPNAETDDLDFLREFEPAGSDDEPFLASPADTLTSPRRPAGSDADAEASAGSAAESPSESAGPAKPRRQPRVRAPRRPRTPGSRARSLAILGGAEGEILDRVPGETPRFVQMFFVLAGTALVSAISMLFALTTGVQAAIWLAVPLALVWALIIFNLDRFLTSTMTSTKNVWRLIGLAIPRVIMAAIIGFVVAEPLVLQVFHNDIAREVASTNITQSQSDQEALETGPEKIALDAASARVAELENQAATGIVAGTESSSATESAAQATVDDLTAKMAEQQKVIDQARALYQCELTGEGAGTVPGCTGVNGEGASSDAAEAQLAEAQQTQDALAAQLRTANEELAAAGTAAKENTSTSESQNREQAKTQLPGARDTYDQALAAYNERADAVAQGNAGAVGLLSQISGLNRLSEKEPTILWAHILIAALFFMIELLPVLVKVLTSYGEPSLYEKAMAIRKQVALDRVTAEGFRDRAAIVTTPVPEPPAAAPAAASAAPPAPAPAPAPAPVQAT
- a CDS encoding PLP-dependent aminotransferase family protein; translated protein: MASQALAARLGRWTQGDGTLAGRLARGIAGLIETGELHPGDRLPPERALAVAGSVSRGTVVAAYADLAERGLVERRQGSGTRIAGSAASATPIQRPGRGEALFSALPNAIDLLRTVPQIPELAVQLIRDHQPRLDLALLPETDPAGLPVLRELIAEMYRGEGTPTTPEQILVTHGAQQAISLVVNALVGPGDVVLAEEITWPGVTDSVGLRGGTVHGIPMGPDGLDVDALEQALARLRPVLVAVNPHHQNPTGTRLPAAARHRVAELAAQYGVPVIEDRVVAGISFDGVVPPTLAAERPDAPIIVVESVSKWAWAGLRIGWLRADPVLVRRLRGARQLADQSTSVPGQLIALDLIAHAEELRRANSRIHQERLHLLQRLMAEHLPDWRVEPPRGGLSLWVALPLGSAEALARVAAAHGVSIAGSAAFAASVSSDDHIRIPFTAPDDVLAEGIRRLGEAWREYRETLG
- a CDS encoding alpha/beta fold hydrolase, coding for MTTALFDGIRSHRIETPRYTANVLERAAADPEAPTSTVVFVHGNVSSSHFYQPTMLALPAGVRALAIDLRGFGDSETKPVDATRGLRDFADDVRAVLDALGLDAVHLVGWSMGGGVALQVLLDAPERVLSLTLESPVSPYGFGGTHGADGIRNDADGAGTGGGGANPDFVARLEAGDTTDEAQASPRTVYRTAYVAQPEGQTAHEDAWVASMLTTRTGIDNYPGDGVASENWPGFAAGTRGVLNTMAPQHLDLSGIVDLEVKPPILWIRGEKDAIVSDASFFDLNQLGLLGVVPGWPGADVAPPQPMVTQTRAVLERYSAGGGTYREIALPDAGHAPHLDEPEVFDTELAAHIG
- a CDS encoding alpha/beta fold hydrolase, whose translation is MSTADGGLATTVFGPSDDERALLAIHGITANGRSWDTVAALLARRRMIAPDLRGRGRSNALPGPYGLRTHAADLAALLDADGGAPRTVIGHSMGAFVAVALAGARPDLVDRLVLVDGGLPLALPADVARVEDLDLGALLGPAAQRLSMEFADDDAYLAFWRAHPAFARDWSPAVEAYARYDLDGEVPHRRASAVAAAMFEDGAELYGPDWYLDALRSLRMPVTVLRAPRGLTDAEPLYPAGALEGFRELVPQLEVVEVDDVNHYTILFADRGAVRVAAAASAHPNPTKEST